From one Dehalococcoidia bacterium genomic stretch:
- a CDS encoding GIY-YIG nuclease family protein yields MAMSRRNTKVRACKFWNCQKRVRIGHTYCYDHYQAFQNGELDECPVCGRAKSSIYSTCLDCRPNETEKTSRSSNTAHRREQSDSREARDGEADEFYVYVLKLDHGGFYAGQTREIRERLVEHHNGTTRSTAGRNPKLVWFKTVSTREHAARLEVELKKLCDRNPREIRRWVRRFQDLVEELDFS; encoded by the coding sequence ATGGCTATGAGCCGCCGAAATACTAAGGTCAGGGCCTGCAAGTTCTGGAATTGCCAGAAGCGTGTCAGGATCGGCCATACCTACTGCTATGACCACTACCAGGCATTTCAGAACGGTGAGCTTGACGAGTGCCCGGTCTGCGGACGGGCGAAGAGTTCAATCTACAGTACATGCCTCGATTGCAGGCCAAATGAGACCGAAAAGACCTCCAGATCGAGTAATACTGCTCATCGAAGGGAGCAGTCCGATTCACGGGAGGCCAGGGATGGTGAAGCGGACGAGTTCTATGTCTATGTACTAAAGCTAGACCATGGCGGATTCTATGCAGGCCAAACGCGTGAGATTCGCGAAAGGCTGGTGGAGCATCACAACGGCACTACAAGGTCGACCGCGGGCAGGAATCCCAAGCTCGTCTGGTTCAAGACGGTCTCGACTCGTGAGCATGCAGCAAGACTTGAGGTAGAGCTCAAGAAGCTTTGCGACCGGAACCCTCGGGAGATTCGGAGGTGGGTCCGCAGATTCCAGGATCTTGTTGAAGAACTGGATTTTAGTTGA
- a CDS encoding enoyl-CoA hydratase/isomerase family protein — MSHETILTEVKGRVGLITMNRPDRLNAMNPQMNHEIRQQIAEWNADDSVGAIVWTGAGRGFCAGADIGRFEARRDGESTDDVVPEAEDTWHEMVKAAKPIIAAINGVAIGEGLTRTLPCDMRIASESARLSFRFVRVGLTPEFASTHYAPYLIGLGRTLEYMLRGNLIPADEALNAGLVNYVYPDDELLDKAMEFATEIADNPIWQLSQVKKLVHQDYLEHDVDKVMADEGVIFRTAMGTDAHKEALLAFREKRPPNFNG; from the coding sequence ATGTCCCACGAAACGATCCTGACCGAGGTGAAGGGCCGCGTCGGCCTCATCACCATGAACCGGCCCGACAGGCTCAACGCCATGAACCCGCAGATGAACCACGAGATCCGTCAGCAGATAGCCGAGTGGAACGCTGACGACTCTGTCGGAGCCATCGTGTGGACCGGCGCCGGCAGAGGCTTCTGCGCAGGCGCCGACATCGGACGCTTCGAGGCGCGGCGCGACGGCGAGAGCACCGACGATGTCGTCCCCGAGGCGGAAGACACCTGGCACGAGATGGTCAAGGCAGCCAAGCCGATCATCGCCGCCATAAACGGCGTCGCAATCGGCGAGGGACTGACCCGTACGCTGCCCTGCGACATGCGTATAGCGTCCGAGAGCGCCCGGCTGTCCTTCAGGTTCGTACGAGTTGGGCTGACCCCCGAGTTCGCCTCCACACACTACGCTCCATACCTGATCGGTCTGGGACGCACCCTGGAGTACATGCTCAGGGGCAACCTGATTCCAGCCGACGAGGCGCTGAACGCCGGACTCGTCAACTACGTCTATCCCGACGACGAGTTGCTTGATAAGGCGATGGAGTTCGCCACCGAGATAGCCGACAACCCGATCTGGCAGCTCTCGCAGGTCAAGAAGCTCGTCCACCAGGACTACCTCGAGCACGACGTGGACAAGGTGATGGCCGACGAGGGCGTGATCTTCAGGACCGCCATGGGCACCGACGCCCACAAAGAGGCCCTGCTGGCCTTCCGGGAAAAGCGTCCGCCTAACTTCAATGGCTAG